In one Clostridia bacterium genomic region, the following are encoded:
- a CDS encoding ChaN family lipoprotein → MAATSKLRSRRSAAQLHALMQVERHIRAADSHGRRKYLRSFADAYQAYESVLTPQQVNQSLHSADIVLIGDYHALPASQQFAASVIRELADCGRSVVLGLETIFSRDQHIVDEWQRGEIDESELRERIRFDLDWGYDWRPFAELLASARAHGVRVYGLDCMPRGDLRRIGARDRHAVEKIAEISVHNPEAVIVVLFGESHLAPEHLPRLLKRLLPKHDVLTVLQNIDPLYWRAAGEPAERIDAVRVSSDVICVFTSTPLEKYESYRLCLERWRQERAGVPDFAPTVYNLTDALIRYFNIDKYSATNSTQPKFLVDLFPEVCCRTTLDGIRKVLYRKRVSDEDVHRVIGHVEQFGSCYLPGRNVLFVHRFQMMHGTEEVTHFIHAACRGAVGASNLQKAERVERQLSNQVISDDYLYLRCIEEALGYFGSRVLYPARPAVRERDLYALYALSREEVENTTRFSYRDFLHMIDFMAMHKDFENNVRKYRKVPQLITERRSYSGEKREFVAQQLGAMLGSELYDAFVSGRVHKRFVRSLFFLDLTRPGAAHLTYFAIVRRTRKQKRRVVA, encoded by the coding sequence ATGGCCGCCACGTCCAAACTTCGATCACGCAGGAGCGCCGCACAACTGCACGCGCTTATGCAGGTCGAGCGCCATATTCGTGCCGCCGATTCCCATGGTCGCCGCAAATATCTTCGCTCCTTTGCCGACGCCTACCAAGCCTACGAATCCGTCCTTACGCCACAGCAGGTTAATCAGTCGCTGCACTCTGCCGACATCGTGCTGATTGGCGATTACCACGCCCTGCCAGCCTCTCAGCAGTTCGCTGCCAGCGTTATCCGCGAACTCGCCGATTGCGGCCGTTCCGTCGTGCTCGGACTCGAAACCATCTTCTCGCGCGATCAACACATCGTGGACGAATGGCAGCGCGGCGAAATCGACGAATCCGAGTTGCGCGAGCGCATACGTTTCGATCTCGACTGGGGATACGACTGGCGACCCTTCGCTGAATTGCTCGCTTCTGCCCGTGCCCATGGCGTTCGCGTGTATGGTCTCGATTGCATGCCGCGTGGCGACCTGCGACGCATCGGCGCACGCGACCGCCACGCCGTCGAAAAGATTGCGGAGATCAGCGTGCACAACCCGGAAGCGGTGATCGTTGTCCTCTTCGGCGAATCGCATCTCGCGCCCGAGCATCTGCCTAGACTCCTGAAACGCCTCCTGCCGAAGCACGACGTGCTCACCGTTTTGCAAAACATCGATCCACTCTATTGGCGTGCGGCCGGTGAACCTGCCGAGCGCATCGACGCCGTCCGCGTCTCGTCCGATGTAATTTGCGTTTTCACCTCAACGCCCCTGGAAAAGTACGAGAGCTACCGCCTGTGCCTTGAGCGATGGCGGCAGGAGCGCGCGGGCGTACCTGATTTCGCACCCACGGTTTACAACCTTACGGACGCGCTCATCCGTTATTTCAATATCGACAAGTATTCGGCCACGAACAGCACGCAGCCGAAGTTCCTCGTCGATCTGTTTCCGGAAGTCTGCTGTCGCACCACCCTGGACGGCATTCGCAAGGTTCTGTACCGAAAGCGCGTCAGCGACGAAGACGTTCACCGCGTCATCGGCCACGTCGAGCAGTTCGGCTCCTGCTATCTACCGGGAAGGAACGTCTTGTTCGTTCACCGCTTTCAGATGATGCACGGAACGGAAGAAGTCACGCACTTCATCCATGCCGCCTGTCGCGGAGCCGTCGGCGCCAGCAACCTGCAGAAGGCCGAACGCGTCGAGCGGCAATTGTCCAACCAGGTCATTTCCGACGACTACTTGTACCTTCGCTGCATTGAAGAAGCACTCGGATATTTCGGTTCCCGCGTGCTCTACCCAGCTCGTCCGGCGGTTCGCGAGCGCGACCTCTATGCGCTTTACGCGCTCTCCCGCGAAGAAGTGGAGAACACCACGCGCTTCTCGTATCGCGACTTCCTGCACATGATCGACTTCATGGCCATGCACAAGGATTTTGAAAACAACGTCCGCAAGTACCGGAAAGTGCCGCAGCTTATTACCGAACGCCGTTCCTACTCGGGCGAGAAGCGTGAGTTCGTCGCTCAACAACTCGGAGCCATGCTGGGAAGCGAACTCTACGACGCCTTCGTCTCCGGACGCGTGCACAAGCGCTTTGTTCGCTCGCTCTTCTTCCTCGACCTTACGCGTCCCGGAGCCGCACATCTCACCTACTTCGCCATCGTCCGGCGAACTCGCAAGCAAAAGCGCCGCGTCGTGGCCTGA
- the larB gene encoding nickel pincer cofactor biosynthesis protein LarB, whose amino-acid sequence MNATDIKKLFEQVRRGKLSPDDAVQQLRHLPFEDLGFAKVDHHRALRVGMPEVIFGPGKAPAHLAEIFFRLASQGNSVLATRVVPGQVRAVRKKLRKTEYDEVARTLVLRQNTDELGKGIIAVVSAGTSDVPVAEEAVVTAELMGNRVERLYDVGVAGIHRLLAHRNALSSARVIIVCAGMEGALPSVVAGLVGVPVIAVPTSIGYGASFGGVTALLAMMNSCASNVTVVNIDNGFGAAYVATMINRL is encoded by the coding sequence ATGAACGCCACTGATATCAAGAAACTGTTCGAGCAAGTACGCCGCGGCAAGCTTTCACCCGACGACGCGGTGCAGCAGCTTCGGCATCTACCTTTTGAAGATCTCGGCTTCGCAAAGGTCGATCACCATCGGGCGCTCCGCGTTGGAATGCCCGAAGTCATTTTCGGCCCCGGCAAGGCTCCCGCGCACTTGGCGGAAATTTTTTTCCGTCTCGCAAGTCAGGGAAATAGCGTGCTCGCTACTCGCGTCGTCCCCGGGCAGGTCCGTGCCGTTCGCAAGAAGCTTCGCAAAACCGAGTACGATGAGGTCGCGCGCACACTCGTACTACGCCAGAATACTGACGAACTGGGGAAGGGAATTATCGCGGTCGTTTCCGCCGGAACCAGCGATGTCCCCGTTGCCGAAGAAGCGGTGGTCACTGCCGAGTTGATGGGCAATCGCGTTGAGCGTCTTTACGATGTTGGCGTCGCTGGCATTCACCGCCTGCTTGCCCATCGCAATGCCCTGAGTTCCGCGCGCGTCATCATCGTCTGCGCCGGCATGGAAGGGGCGCTGCCCAGCGTCGTTGCCGGACTCGTAGGCGTCCCCGTCATCGCTGTTCCCACTAGTATCGGCTACGGTGCGTCGTTCGGCGGAGTCACCGCGCTCCTGGCAATGATGAATTCCTGCGCCTCCAACGTCACGGTCGTCAACATAGACAACGGCTTCGGCGCCGCATACGTCGCCACCATGATTAATCGGCTGTGA
- the purB gene encoding adenylosuccinate lyase: protein MISRYTRPEMGRIWSDENKFRTWLQVEVAATETLSEAGLVPADAAKAIREKGDFDLKRINEIEAEVKHDVIAFTTAVAEKVGPESRWLHYGLTSNDVVDTAQALLMKQASAVIRADLERLIEVLRRRAFEFKDTPMIGRTHGVHAEPITFGLKLANWYSEMQRNLERFVGAAEQMRVGKLSGAVGNCAHLEPEFEEAICKRLDLDVASVSSQVIQRDRHAFYLGTLAVVASSLDKIATEIRHLQRTEVREAEEYFSEKQKGSSAMPHKRNPINCEQISGLARVVRANAQAAFENVPLWHERDISHSSVERVILPDSTTLVDYLLNKTTTLIDTLLVYPERMLRNLNSSFGLVFSGQLLLDLVEAGVLREDAYRIVQRNAMRAWREETDFRELVLNDPEITGKVDRETINRAFELKRQLRNVDKIFGRVFGR from the coding sequence TTGATTTCGCGTTACACGCGCCCGGAGATGGGCCGTATTTGGAGTGATGAGAATAAGTTCCGCACGTGGCTGCAGGTGGAAGTCGCGGCGACCGAGACGCTCTCTGAAGCCGGGCTGGTGCCCGCCGATGCGGCGAAAGCGATACGCGAAAAGGGCGACTTCGACCTGAAGCGGATTAACGAAATTGAAGCCGAGGTGAAACACGACGTAATCGCCTTCACGACAGCAGTCGCGGAGAAGGTGGGTCCGGAGTCGCGCTGGCTGCATTACGGCCTGACCTCGAACGACGTTGTGGACACGGCACAGGCGCTGCTGATGAAGCAGGCGTCGGCGGTGATTCGCGCGGACCTGGAGCGACTGATCGAAGTTTTGCGCAGACGGGCGTTCGAGTTCAAGGACACCCCAATGATCGGCCGAACGCACGGCGTTCATGCCGAGCCGATCACGTTCGGACTAAAGCTGGCCAACTGGTATTCCGAGATGCAAAGAAACCTTGAGCGGTTTGTTGGCGCAGCTGAACAGATGCGCGTAGGCAAGCTCTCCGGCGCGGTAGGCAACTGCGCGCACCTGGAACCAGAGTTCGAGGAAGCGATCTGCAAACGCCTGGATTTAGACGTAGCAAGCGTTTCGTCCCAGGTGATCCAGCGCGATCGTCACGCGTTCTACCTCGGCACGCTTGCGGTGGTTGCGTCGTCGCTGGACAAGATTGCGACCGAGATTCGGCATCTGCAACGCACAGAGGTGCGCGAGGCGGAAGAGTACTTCAGCGAAAAGCAGAAGGGCTCATCGGCCATGCCGCACAAACGCAATCCGATCAACTGCGAACAGATCAGCGGACTTGCGCGTGTGGTGCGAGCTAACGCACAGGCAGCATTCGAAAACGTGCCGCTATGGCACGAGCGCGACATTTCACATTCGTCGGTTGAGCGCGTCATTCTGCCGGATTCCACTACGCTCGTGGACTACCTGCTGAACAAAACGACAACGCTGATCGACACTTTGTTGGTCTATCCGGAACGGATGCTGCGTAATCTGAACTCCAGCTTTGGGCTGGTATTCAGCGGACAGTTGCTGCTGGACCTGGTGGAAGCGGGAGTTCTGCGCGAGGACGCTTACCGAATCGTGCAGCGGAACGCCATGCGAGCCTGGCGGGAAGAGACCGACTTCCGCGAGCTGGTGCTCAACGATCCTGAGATTACGGGCAAAGTGGATCGCGAGACCATCAACCGGGCTTTCGAGTTGAAGCGGCAACTGCGCAATGTAGATAAGATTTTCGGAAGGGTGTTCGGCAGATAG
- a CDS encoding PilZ domain-containing protein: protein MGADPVLPDPRYPKVRRWPRYKLDVPIRLIAHKGDRIAIVQGRGNELNEGGMAVFAGMELRIGENVSVEFTPPYSGQPIRVRGVIDNRQGYTYGIEFIVETAEDQRHVSQIRAVLGAMKH, encoded by the coding sequence ATGGGTGCAGACCCCGTCTTACCCGATCCAAGGTATCCCAAGGTCCGACGCTGGCCGCGATACAAGCTCGACGTCCCCATCCGCCTCATCGCCCACAAGGGCGATAGGATCGCCATCGTCCAGGGCCGCGGCAACGAGTTGAACGAAGGCGGGATGGCTGTCTTCGCGGGCATGGAGTTGCGCATTGGCGAGAACGTCTCGGTGGAATTCACACCGCCATATTCAGGCCAGCCCATAAGGGTCCGCGGAGTCATCGATAATCGCCAAGGCTACACCTACGGTATCGAATTCATCGTGGAAACCGCCGAAGATCAAAGACACGTCAGCCAGATACGCGCTGTTCTGGGCGCGATGAAACACTAG
- a CDS encoding MarR family transcriptional regulator: MTDDYAIANVEYRALAEFRYQVRRFLRFSEEAARHAGVEPQQYQLMLAVKGLPPGLRPRIGEVAERLQIQHHSTVELVDRLEKQGLVQRKRGSEDRREVIISLTQRGEKLLSEVATHHRNQLLNSGPQLLHSLRHVIGANVASQRPASNSQPAKASSTRPAAKRVARKRNPSR; this comes from the coding sequence ATGACAGACGACTACGCCATCGCCAACGTCGAATACCGCGCTCTCGCCGAGTTCCGCTACCAGGTACGGCGCTTCCTTCGTTTCAGTGAAGAAGCTGCGCGCCACGCCGGCGTCGAGCCGCAGCAGTATCAGCTCATGCTCGCCGTTAAGGGGTTGCCGCCCGGTCTGCGTCCGCGGATCGGCGAAGTTGCCGAGCGGTTACAGATACAGCACCACAGCACAGTGGAGCTTGTCGATCGTCTTGAGAAGCAGGGACTGGTGCAGCGCAAGCGTGGTTCTGAGGATCGCCGCGAGGTCATTATCTCGCTCACGCAGAGGGGCGAAAAGCTGTTGAGCGAAGTCGCCACTCACCATCGCAACCAACTGCTTAATAGCGGACCGCAGCTCTTGCATTCGCTTCGACATGTCATCGGAGCAAATGTTGCATCGCAGCGCCCGGCGTCCAATTCGCAACCTGCGAAGGCTTCGTCCACGCGCCCGGCTGCAAAGCGAGTCGCGCGTAAGCGGAATCCATCACGGTAG
- a CDS encoding DoxX family protein: MNLLTRQNIGLALVRIAIGITFLAHGSQKLFVWGVPGVANNFAQMGIPLPTLSAYLATAAEFGGGLFLLLGLYTRLAAIPVAFTMLVALHQVHFKGGFFLPTGFEYVLVLLASTIALGIAGGGAFALDNLRVRRATERGEGLRATGSKAA, translated from the coding sequence ATGAACTTGCTAACTCGCCAGAACATTGGATTGGCCCTGGTACGCATCGCCATCGGAATCACGTTCCTCGCGCATGGAAGCCAGAAGCTCTTTGTCTGGGGTGTTCCTGGCGTTGCGAACAACTTCGCCCAGATGGGAATTCCTTTGCCGACGCTCTCGGCCTACCTCGCTACCGCAGCCGAATTCGGTGGAGGCCTTTTTCTGCTGCTCGGCCTCTATACGCGCCTTGCAGCCATCCCAGTCGCTTTCACCATGCTGGTTGCGCTACACCAAGTGCATTTCAAGGGCGGATTTTTCCTGCCCACAGGCTTTGAGTACGTGCTGGTATTGCTGGCCTCCACAATCGCGTTGGGCATTGCGGGCGGCGGGGCGTTCGCGCTCGATAACCTCCGTGTCCGTCGCGCCACCGAACGTGGGGAGGGGCTTCGCGCAACGGGCTCGAAAGCGGCGTAA
- a CDS encoding glutaredoxin family protein, which translates to MELTVYSASWCSDCREAKRFLDKHKITYTEINIDNTPGAAEEVIRRTGKRAIPQFVINGQWVQPYKPGQGFRYEEMGKLLGVTGS; encoded by the coding sequence ATGGAGCTGACTGTTTACTCCGCAAGCTGGTGCTCGGATTGTCGCGAAGCCAAGCGCTTCCTTGACAAGCACAAGATCACTTATACGGAGATCAACATCGACAACACTCCGGGAGCAGCCGAAGAGGTCATCCGGCGAACTGGCAAGCGCGCAATTCCGCAGTTCGTCATCAATGGACAATGGGTTCAGCCGTACAAGCCTGGACAGGGTTTCCGGTACGAAGAGATGGGCAAGTTGCTCGGCGTCACCGGGAGCTAA
- a CDS encoding MarR family transcriptional regulator, protein MRDCLKTEIKQSKPFSSLEEEVFISLQRTADVLTAKAEAVLKQYGISVTQFNVLRILRGAGGAGLACGEIGERMIARDPDITRLLDRLERSGWIARTRDDKDRRVVITRITREGLGLLAKLDRPVQEFNVQALGHMGEKRMRALLNGLNEARHPPTT, encoded by the coding sequence ATGAGAGATTGCCTCAAGACCGAAATCAAGCAGAGCAAGCCCTTCAGCAGCCTGGAGGAAGAGGTGTTTATCAGCCTCCAGCGTACGGCGGACGTGCTCACCGCAAAGGCAGAGGCTGTTCTGAAGCAGTACGGAATTTCCGTCACCCAGTTCAATGTGCTTAGAATTTTGCGTGGAGCCGGCGGCGCGGGACTCGCTTGCGGTGAGATAGGCGAGCGCATGATCGCCCGCGATCCCGACATTACGCGCCTGCTCGATCGCCTGGAAAGGTCGGGTTGGATCGCCCGTACTCGCGACGATAAAGATCGCCGGGTTGTAATCACGAGGATCACTCGCGAAGGCCTTGGCTTACTTGCAAAGCTCGACCGGCCCGTTCAGGAGTTTAATGTGCAAGCGCTCGGTCACATGGGCGAGAAACGCATGCGGGCGTTATTGAATGGGCTGAACGAAGCGCGACATCCGCCCACAACGTAG